The Pseudomonas multiresinivorans DNA window GCTGGCGACGCTGCGGATCGATGTCGAGCTGCCGGCCGACCACGACGAATCGATCTTCCCGCTGCTCGGCTACCACATCGGCGAGCTGTGCGGCACGCGCATCCCGGTGGTCGACGGCCTGCAGCCGCTGGCGCCGGACAGCGACGCGCTGAAAGCCTTCGGCGCGGCCTTCGCCACCACCTCCGCCGCGCCGATGTTCCACATCGTCGGCGTCACCCCGGAAGCGCCGGACGTCGCTACCGCACTGGGCGGCAAAGCCCCGCTGCAACACCTGCGCGTCACCCCGGCGGACCTGATCGCCTCCTGGCGCGAGCTGGACCACGCGGCAGAACCCACCGTGCAACTGGTGTCCCTGGGCAACCCGCATTTCTCCGCCAGCGAGTGTACCGAGCTGGCCAGGCTGGTCGCCGGGCGCCGCAAGCATCCGGGCGTCGCGCTGGTAGTCGCCCTCGGCCGCGCCGTGCAGGAAAAGGCCCGCGCCGCCGGTGACGTGAAGGTGCTGGAAGACTTCGGCGCGCAACTGCTCAACGACACCTGCTGGTGCATGATCGGCGAGCCGGTGATCCCGCCGTCCTGCACCACGCTGATCACCAATTCGGCGAAGTACGCCCACTACGGTCCTGGCCTGGCCGGGCGCCAGGTGCATTTCGGCAGCCTCGCCGCGTGCGTCGAGGCAGCCTGCAGCGGGCGCGGTGACGGTGGCGTGCCGCGCTGGCTGAGCGAGGGGGTGCGCTGATGTTCAACTACAGCTTCCACTGGCGCTCCGCCTTCAAGGCCCTGCCGGACATGCTCGGCGGCGCCTGGGTAACCCTCGAAACCGCTGCGTTGTCGATGATCCTCGGTGTGCTCATCGCGCTACTGTTGACCGTCATGCGGCAGATGAAGAACCCGCTGCTCAAGGGTTTCGCCGACACCTGGGTATCCATCGCGCGCAATACCCCGTCGCTGTTCCAGATCTACATCCTGTACTTCGGCCTGGGCTCCTTCGACCTGCACGTCAGCTCCTGGGTGGCGCTGCTGGCGGGGATCACCTTCAACAACGCCGGCTACCTCGCGGAGAACTTCCGTGGCGGCCTCAAGGCCGTGCCGGACACCCAGATGCGCGCCGCGCGCTCGCTGGGCATGAGCGCCTTCCAGGCGTACCGGATGATCATCGTTCCGCAGCTGCTGCGCATCGTCTATTACCCGCTGACGAACCAGATGGTCTGGGCGGTGCTGATGACGTCGCTGGGCGTGGTGGTGGGCCTGAACAACGACCTCACCGGCGTGACCCAGGACTTCAACGTGCGCACCTTCCGCACCTTCGAGTACTTCGCCCTGGCCGCGGTGCTCTATTACATCATCGCCAAGGTCATCGTGGCGGTCGCCCGCCTGTTGAGCTGGCGGCTGTTCCGCTACTAGGAGAAGCACGCATGTTTTCCACGAGCTTCACCGTCAACGACCTGATGTTCCTGCTGCAAGGGGCCTGGGTCACCGTCAAGCTGACCGTCGGCGCCATGCTCATCGGCACCCTCGCTGGCGTCGTGCTGGGCTGGCTGCGCGCCACCCTGCCACGCGCCACGATGCCGGTCGGCTGGTTCCTCGACATCTTCCGCAGCGTGCCGCTGCTGATCCAGTTCGTGCTGTTCAACTCGCTGAAA harbors:
- a CDS encoding amino acid ABC transporter permease; translated protein: MFNYSFHWRSAFKALPDMLGGAWVTLETAALSMILGVLIALLLTVMRQMKNPLLKGFADTWVSIARNTPSLFQIYILYFGLGSFDLHVSSWVALLAGITFNNAGYLAENFRGGLKAVPDTQMRAARSLGMSAFQAYRMIIVPQLLRIVYYPLTNQMVWAVLMTSLGVVVGLNNDLTGVTQDFNVRTFRTFEYFALAAVLYYIIAKVIVAVARLLSWRLFRY